Proteins co-encoded in one Malus domestica chromosome 09, GDT2T_hap1 genomic window:
- the LOC103454559 gene encoding eukaryotic initiation factor 4A-8 gives MAGVAPEGSQFDAKQYDTKMSELLSTDGQDFFTSYDEVFESFDAMGLQENLLRGIYAYGFEKPSAIQQRGIVPFCKGLDVIQQAQSGTGKTATFCSGILQQLDYGVVQCQALVLAPTRELAQQIEKVMRALGDYLGVKVHACVGGTSVREDQRILQAGVHVVVGTPGRVFDMLRRQSLRPDYIKMFVLDEADEMLSRGFKDQIYDIFQLLPSKVQVGVFSATMPPEALEITRKFMNKPVRILVKRDELTLEGIKQFYVNVDKEEWKLETLCDLYETLAITQSVIFVNTRRKVDWLTDKMRSRDHTVSATHGDMDQNTRDIIMREFRSGSSRVLITTDLLARGIDVQQVSLVINYDLPTQPENYLHRIGRSGRFGRKGVAINFVTKDDERMLYDIQRFYNVVIEELPSNVADLL, from the exons ATGGCAGGTGTTGCACCCGAGGGATCACAATTTGATGCAAAACAGTATGATACTAAGATGAGTGAGCT GCTCTCAACTGATGGGCAAGATTTCTTCACATCGTatgatgaagtttttgaaagTTTTGATGCCATGGGATTGCAGGAAAATCTGCTGAGAGGCATTTATGCTTATG GTTTTGAGAAGCCTTCTGCAATTCAGCAAAGGGGAATTGTTCCATTCTGCAAAGGCCTTGATGTGATTCAACAGGCTCAGTCTGGAACCGGGAAAACAGCAACCTTTTGCTCAGGGATTTTGCAGCAACTTGATTATGGTGTTGTCCAGTGCCAGGCCTTGGTTTTGGCTCCTACCAGGGAGTTGGCACAGCAGATTGAGAAGGTTATGCGAGCACTTGGTGACTACCTTGGCGTTAAGGTTCATGCTTGTGTTGGTGGGACAAGTGTTCGTGAGGATCAGCGCATTCTTCAAGCTGGTGTTCATGTTGTTGTTGGAACCCCTGGTCGTGTGTTTGACATGTTGAGGAGGCAGTCGCTTCGCCCAGATTACATTAAGATGTTTGTATTGGATGAGGCTGATGAAATGCTTTCTCGTGGTTTTAAGGATCAG ATCTACGACATTTTCCAGCTTTTGCCATCAAAGGTTCAGGTTGGGGTGTTCTCTGCTACCATGCCACCTGAAGCCCTTGAAATCACTAGAAAGTTTATGAACAAACCTGTGAGGATTTTGGTAAAGCGTGATGAGCTCACCCTTGAGGGTATCAAGCAGTTCTATGTCAATGTCGATAAAGAAGAATGGAAGCTCGAGACCCTTTGTGATTTGTATGAGACTCTGGCCATCACCCAGAGTGTCATTTTTGTTAACACCAGGCGCAAGGTGGACTGGCTTACCGACAAGATGAGAAGCCGTGACCACACTGTCTCTGCCACCCATGGTGACATGGACCAGAACACTCGTGATATCATCATGCGTGAATTCCGATCAGGCTCATCCCGTGTTCTCATCACCACTGATCTCTTGGCTCGTGGTATTGATGTGCAGCAGGTATCTCTCGTAATCAACTATGATTTGCCGACTCAACCTGAAAACTACCTTCATCGTATTGGACGAAGTGGTAGATTTGGAAGGAAGGGTGTTGCTATTAACTTTGTGACAAAAGACGACGAGAGAATGCTCTATGACATCCAGAGGTTTTACAACGTGGTGATTGAGGAGCTCCCATCGAATGTGGCCGATCTTCTCTGA
- the LOC103454608 gene encoding eukaryotic initiation factor 4A-14-like, whose amino-acid sequence MDGSESSRLEQEVVTCGRDGIHLLGLAIAGFASAVASAVTCMVSVFQEHGGTCLLWVDSGGVTDMSHMTELAPQGHEFYPSFDEVYDDFESIGLRGNLKTTSYAYGFGKPSASQQRGIVPFSQGLDVIQQAPPGTGKTITFSYGIVQQLDLDSAKVYAGVSGRTYREGKFILEAGVHVVGTPDRIFDMLRRKTLDPKDIKMIVLDQADDMLTGTFTHKKTRDTVMREFRRCSCRILITTDQYARHLEVQQAFVVVDYDLPADQPENYLHRIGRSGNFGKRGAAINFVARDGEKMLFDIQRSCQQILMISSEHLVFNFLPE is encoded by the exons ATGGACGGTTCCGAATCTTCTCGTCTAGAACAGGAGGTTGTCACTTGTGGGCGTGATGGGATTCATCTTCTTGGCCTGG CAATTGCTGGGTTTGCTTCGGCTGTGGCCTCGGCTGTCACTTGCATGGTATCAGTTTTTCAAGAGCATGGCGGCACATGCCTTTTGTGGGTTGACAGTGGTGGTGTCACTG ATATGAGTCATATGACAGAGCTTGCTCCACAAGGACACGAGTTCTATCCATCATTTGATGAGGtctatgatgattttgaaagcATCGGATTGCGAGGCAATCTTAAGACGACCAGTTATGCTTATG GTTTTGGGAAGCCGTCTGCAAGTCAGCAAAGGGGCATTGTTCCTTTCAGCCAAGGCCTTGATGTGATTCAACAGGCTCCACCTGGAACTGGGAAAACGATAACTTTCAGCTATGGAATTGTGCAGCAACTTGATCTTGATA GTGCGAAGGTTTACGCTGGTGTAAGTGGCAGAACTTATCGTGAGGGTAAATTCATTCTTGAAGCCGGTGTTCATGTTGTTGGCACTCCTGATCGCATATTTGACATGTTGCGAAGGAAGACACTTGACCCCAAAGATATTAAGATGATTGTACTGGATCAGGCTGATGATATGCTTACCGGAACTTTTACTCACAAG AAAACTCGCGATACTGTTATGCGCGAATTTCGCAGATGCTCTTGCCGCATCCTCATTACCACCGATCAATATGCTCGTCATCTTGAGGTCCAGCAAGCGTTTGTTGTAGTAGATTATGATTTGCCGGCCGATCAACCAGAAAACTACCTTCATCGTATAGGACGAAGCGGAAATTTTGGAAAAAGAGGTGCTGCCATCAACTTCGTGGCTAGAGATGGGGAGAAAATGCTTTTTGACATTCAGAGGAGCTGCCagcaaattttgatgatttCCTCTGAGCATTTGGTATTCAATTTCCTACCCGAGTAA